A window from Streptomyces sp. NBC_00299 encodes these proteins:
- a CDS encoding pyridoxal-phosphate-dependent aminotransferase family protein, which produces MNHPFLDLTPLSASRFAAIEDRVARLLGTGQDVVIMQGEALLPLEGAIRGTAGPGTTALNVITGPYGQTFGDWLRDCGATVIDLAVPFHTAVTAGQIRSAFAEHPEIDFVSLVHAEAATGNTNPVAEIGEAVRANRALFYLDAVASIGAEPVLPDAWGVDLCVIGAQKAMGGPAGVSAVSVSERAWARMAANPRAPRRSYLSLLDWKQRWIDGGRKALLHAPAQLEMLALEACVERIEADGLDAVMARHRDAALSARAGAVALGGGLEPYVHDVADAAPVATTLRVPAGVVASEVVGRALAIDPALPLAAGGGALAKEMIRVNHYGVDATVGAVRGCVAALGAALAEAGLKVDVEGALRAVEDAWR; this is translated from the coding sequence GTGAACCACCCCTTCCTGGACCTGACCCCGCTGAGCGCCTCCCGCTTTGCCGCGATCGAGGACCGGGTGGCCCGGCTGCTCGGGACCGGGCAGGACGTCGTGATCATGCAGGGTGAGGCGCTGCTGCCGCTGGAGGGGGCGATCCGGGGGACCGCCGGGCCCGGTACCACCGCACTGAACGTGATCACGGGGCCATACGGGCAGACCTTCGGGGACTGGCTGCGGGACTGCGGCGCGACGGTGATCGATCTGGCCGTGCCGTTCCACACGGCGGTCACGGCCGGTCAGATCCGGTCGGCCTTCGCCGAGCACCCCGAGATCGACTTCGTGTCCCTGGTGCACGCGGAGGCGGCCACCGGCAACACCAATCCCGTCGCCGAGATCGGTGAGGCCGTGCGGGCGAACCGGGCGCTGTTCTACCTGGACGCCGTGGCGTCGATCGGTGCGGAGCCGGTACTGCCGGACGCCTGGGGCGTCGACCTGTGCGTGATCGGGGCGCAGAAGGCGATGGGCGGTCCTGCCGGGGTGTCGGCGGTGTCGGTGAGCGAGCGGGCGTGGGCCCGGATGGCGGCGAATCCGCGGGCGCCGCGGCGGTCGTATCTGTCGCTGCTGGACTGGAAGCAGCGGTGGATCGACGGGGGCCGGAAGGCACTGCTGCACGCACCGGCACAGCTGGAGATGCTGGCGCTGGAGGCGTGCGTGGAGCGGATCGAGGCGGACGGGCTGGATGCCGTGATGGCCCGGCACCGGGACGCTGCGCTGTCCGCTCGGGCCGGGGCGGTGGCGCTGGGCGGGGGTCTGGAGCCGTATGTGCACGACGTCGCGGATGCGGCGCCGGTCGCCACGACGCTTCGGGTTCCTGCGGGGGTGGTGGCGTCCGAGGTGGTGGGCCGGGCGTTGGCGATCGATCCCGCGTTGCCGCTGGCTGCGGGGGGTGGGGCGTTGGCCAAGGAGATGATTCGGGTGAATCACTACGGGGTGGACGCGACGGTCGGTGCGGTGCGGGGGTGTGTGGCGGCGCTGGGCGCTGCGCTGGCGGAGGCCGGGCTGAAGGTGGATGTCGAGGGGGCACTGCGTGCCGTGGAGGACGCCTGGCGGTAG
- a CDS encoding DinB family protein has translation MTTDAPTHLPDGRPIPLMTGDERLMLESWLDFHRATLELKCAGLEDSQLRLAAAGPSELTLLGLVQHLAECERNWFQRVVGGLDVPPVYGEGNEAGYGLEAGRGLGEALAVWREEIARGREVCAGRGLERAGVIQGGPMAGVEVSVRWVLIHMIEEYARHNGHADILRECIDGVTGA, from the coding sequence ATGACTACCGACGCGCCCACCCACCTCCCCGACGGCCGCCCCATCCCCCTCATGACCGGCGACGAGCGGCTCATGCTCGAAAGCTGGCTCGACTTCCATCGGGCCACGCTGGAGCTGAAGTGTGCGGGGCTGGAGGACTCGCAGCTGCGGCTTGCTGCCGCCGGGCCGTCGGAGCTGACGTTGCTCGGGCTGGTGCAGCATCTCGCGGAGTGTGAGCGGAACTGGTTCCAGCGGGTGGTCGGAGGGCTGGACGTGCCACCGGTCTACGGGGAGGGGAACGAGGCCGGGTACGGCCTCGAGGCCGGGCGGGGGCTCGGCGAGGCGCTCGCGGTGTGGCGGGAGGAGATCGCTCGGGGGCGGGAGGTGTGTGCCGGGCGGGGCCTGGAGCGTGCCGGGGTGATCCAGGGCGGGCCGATGGCCGGGGTGGAGGTCAGTGTGCGGTGGGTGTTGATTCACATGATCGAGGAGTACGCGCGGCACAACGGTCACGCCGACATTCTGCGAGAGTGCATCGACGGCGTTACCGGAGCCTGA
- a CDS encoding amino acid ABC transporter permease has product MADTDVQLQPKQPRKKGLTRRQKRSLSRGIQYVVFVAAVIAFAVAADWGRLQNQFAQGDIAEQMFPDVITLALKNTVLYTLSGFIVGLVLGMVIALMRLSSVGPYRWLAGIYIEIFRGLPALLIFIFIGVAVPLAFPGTEIPGGTYGKVALALGLVAAAYMAETIRAGIQAVPKGQMEAARSLGFSPARAMISIIIPQAFRIILPPLTNELVLLFKDSSLVLFLGVTLEERELSKFGRDLASQTANSTPILVAGLCYLLVTIPLGFVVRRMEAKAQEAVK; this is encoded by the coding sequence ATGGCCGACACAGACGTACAACTGCAGCCGAAGCAGCCCAGGAAGAAGGGCCTGACCCGGCGCCAGAAGCGCAGCCTGTCGCGCGGCATCCAGTACGTCGTCTTCGTCGCGGCCGTGATCGCCTTCGCGGTCGCGGCCGACTGGGGGCGTCTGCAGAACCAGTTCGCGCAGGGCGACATCGCCGAGCAGATGTTCCCGGACGTCATCACGCTCGCGCTGAAGAACACCGTGCTCTACACCCTGTCCGGCTTCATCGTCGGACTGGTCCTCGGCATGGTGATCGCGCTGATGCGGCTGTCCTCCGTGGGCCCGTACCGCTGGCTCGCCGGGATCTACATCGAGATCTTCCGCGGGCTGCCCGCCCTGCTGATCTTCATCTTCATCGGTGTCGCCGTGCCGCTGGCCTTCCCGGGCACGGAGATCCCGGGCGGCACCTACGGCAAGGTCGCGCTCGCGCTCGGCCTGGTGGCGGCCGCGTACATGGCCGAGACGATCCGCGCGGGCATCCAGGCCGTGCCCAAGGGGCAGATGGAGGCGGCGCGCTCGCTCGGCTTCTCGCCCGCCCGCGCCATGATCTCGATCATCATCCCGCAGGCCTTCCGGATCATCCTCCCGCCGCTGACCAACGAGCTCGTCCTGCTCTTCAAGGACTCCTCGCTGGTGCTGTTCCTCGGAGTGACGCTGGAGGAGCGGGAACTGTCCAAGTTCGGCCGTGACCTGGCCAGCCAGACCGCCAACTCCACGCCGATCCTGGTCGCGGGCCTGTGCTACCTGCTGGTCACGATCCCGCTCGGCTTCGTCGTACGCCGCATGGAGGCGAAGGCCCAGGAGGCCGTGAAATGA
- a CDS encoding ABC transporter substrate-binding protein → MKTTFGRRTRILAATTATAGLVLVAGCSSDDSGGSGTKTAAGGVEVVKAGQLTTCTHLPYPPFQSEIDGKVQGFDVALIDLVADDLGVKQTIVDQPFENFKTGGSLNAGSCDLAAAGMTITEERKKNVDFSDPYFEATQAVLVDKKSGISSFADLKGKKVGAQAQTTGEDYAKSKGLDPVSFESSDAVINGLRTGQVEAVVIDYPVVQGWLKDTANAAAFEVAEQINTGEQYGFTVKKGNTKLREAINKAIADAKADGTYKKLYEQWIGPYDESAATASPAA, encoded by the coding sequence GTGAAGACGACCTTCGGGCGCCGGACCCGCATTCTGGCCGCCACCACCGCGACGGCCGGGCTGGTGCTCGTGGCCGGCTGCTCCTCCGACGACAGCGGCGGCAGTGGTACGAAGACGGCCGCCGGCGGTGTCGAGGTCGTCAAGGCGGGCCAGCTCACCACCTGCACCCACCTGCCGTACCCGCCCTTCCAGTCGGAGATCGACGGCAAGGTGCAGGGCTTCGACGTCGCCCTCATCGACCTGGTCGCGGACGACCTCGGTGTGAAGCAGACGATCGTCGACCAGCCCTTCGAGAACTTCAAGACCGGCGGCTCCCTCAACGCCGGCAGCTGCGACCTCGCCGCCGCCGGCATGACGATCACCGAGGAGCGCAAGAAGAACGTCGACTTCTCGGACCCGTACTTCGAGGCCACCCAGGCCGTCCTCGTCGACAAGAAGAGCGGCATCTCCTCCTTCGCGGACCTCAAGGGCAAGAAGGTCGGCGCCCAGGCGCAGACGACCGGCGAGGACTACGCCAAGAGCAAGGGCCTCGACCCCGTCTCCTTCGAGTCCTCCGACGCCGTCATCAACGGCCTGCGCACCGGCCAGGTCGAAGCGGTCGTCATCGACTACCCGGTCGTCCAGGGCTGGCTGAAGGACACGGCCAACGCCGCCGCCTTCGAGGTCGCCGAGCAGATCAACACCGGTGAGCAGTACGGCTTCACGGTGAAGAAGGGCAACACCAAGCTCCGCGAGGCCATCAACAAGGCCATCGCGGACGCCAAGGCCGACGGCACGTACAAGAAGCTGTACGAGCAGTGGATCGGCCCGTACGACGAGTCCGCCGCCACTGCCTCGCCCGCCGCCTGA
- a CDS encoding amino acid ABC transporter ATP-binding protein: MSESLLKTGPEIEVRGLHKSFGDNEVLRGIDLKINQGEVVCVIGPSGSGKSTLLRCVNLLEEPSKGQVFVGGAELTDEDVDIDAVRRRIGMVFQQFNLFPHLTVTENLTLPQRRVLKRDKAAAAKVAAENLERVGLSEKAAAYPSSLSGGQQQRVAIARALAMGPAVMLFDEPTSALDPELVGDVLAVMRMLADEGMTMMVVTHEMTFAREVADRVVFMDGGVIVEDGTPDQVIGDPQHERTRHFLSRLLDPAMAEVEEETSDQVGRKD, translated from the coding sequence ATGAGCGAGAGCCTTCTCAAGACCGGCCCGGAGATCGAAGTCCGCGGCCTGCACAAGTCCTTCGGCGACAACGAGGTGCTGCGCGGCATCGACCTGAAGATCAACCAGGGCGAGGTCGTGTGCGTCATCGGCCCGTCCGGCTCGGGCAAGTCGACCCTCCTGCGCTGCGTGAACCTCCTGGAAGAGCCCTCCAAGGGCCAGGTCTTCGTCGGCGGCGCCGAGCTGACCGACGAGGACGTCGACATCGACGCCGTACGCCGCCGTATCGGCATGGTCTTCCAGCAGTTCAACCTGTTCCCGCACCTCACGGTGACCGAGAACCTCACGCTGCCGCAGCGCCGGGTGCTCAAGCGGGACAAGGCCGCGGCCGCGAAGGTCGCCGCCGAGAACCTGGAGCGGGTCGGCCTGTCGGAGAAGGCCGCGGCCTACCCGTCCTCCCTCTCGGGCGGCCAGCAGCAGCGCGTCGCCATCGCCCGCGCCCTCGCGATGGGCCCCGCGGTGATGCTGTTCGACGAGCCGACGTCGGCGCTGGACCCGGAGCTGGTGGGGGATGTCCTCGCCGTCATGCGCATGCTCGCCGACGAGGGCATGACGATGATGGTCGTCACCCACGAGATGACCTTCGCGCGCGAGGTCGCCGACCGCGTCGTCTTCATGGACGGCGGAGTGATCGTCGAGGACGGCACCCCCGACCAGGTCATCGGCGACCCGCAGCACGAACGCACCCGCCACTTCCTCTCCCGCCTCCTCGACCCGGCGATGGCCGAGGTGGAGGAGGAGACATCCGACCAGGTGGGCAGGAAGGACTAG
- the ectA gene encoding diaminobutyrate acetyltransferase produces MTAAQADLQIDRPAVADGAALWRIARDSKALDLNSSYSYLLWCRDFAGTSAVARNERGEPVGFVTGYVRPERPHTLLVWQVAVDDAYRGRGIAAALLDGLVARIGGEYGVTNVETTITPGNTASERLFGAFAERHSAALEREVLFPTSLFPDGPHDAEVLYRIGPLSL; encoded by the coding sequence ATGACTGCCGCACAAGCAGACCTGCAAATCGACCGACCGGCGGTGGCCGACGGGGCCGCGCTGTGGCGGATTGCCCGTGACTCCAAGGCCCTCGACCTCAACTCGTCGTACAGCTATCTGCTGTGGTGTCGCGACTTCGCGGGCACGTCGGCCGTCGCCCGCAACGAGCGCGGGGAGCCGGTCGGCTTCGTCACCGGATACGTACGGCCGGAGCGCCCGCACACCCTGCTCGTCTGGCAGGTGGCCGTGGACGACGCCTACCGCGGACGCGGCATCGCCGCCGCGCTGCTCGACGGGCTCGTCGCACGGATCGGTGGCGAGTACGGCGTCACGAACGTCGAGACCACCATCACACCCGGCAACACCGCCTCCGAACGCCTGTTCGGCGCCTTCGCCGAGCGGCACAGCGCCGCTCTGGAGCGGGAGGTGCTGTTCCCCACAAGCCTTTTCCCGGACGGACCGCACGACGCCGAAGTCCTGTACCGCATCGGTCCCCTCTCCCTCTGA